The Kitasatospora paranensis genome has a window encoding:
- a CDS encoding DUF3052 domain-containing protein: MSATADPADKSNPAARLGFEEGQIIQELGYDDDCDQELREGIEDVTGSELVDEDYDDVADGVLLWHREEDGDLTDALVDALEYLAEGGLIWLLTPKTGREGHVEAHEIADAAKTAGLSQTSSVAIAKDWAGTRLASPKAARSGKR; this comes from the coding sequence GTGAGCGCGACCGCGGACCCCGCGGACAAGTCCAACCCTGCAGCTCGTCTGGGCTTCGAAGAAGGCCAGATCATCCAGGAGCTCGGGTACGACGATGACTGTGACCAGGAGCTCCGCGAGGGGATCGAGGACGTCACTGGCTCGGAGCTCGTCGACGAGGACTACGACGACGTCGCCGACGGCGTCCTGCTGTGGCATCGCGAGGAGGACGGGGATCTCACCGACGCCCTCGTCGACGCGCTGGAGTACCTCGCCGAAGGCGGCCTCATCTGGCTGCTGACGCCCAAGACGGGCCGCGAGGGCCACGTGGAGGCGCACGAGATCGCCGACGCCGCGAAGACGGCCGGTCTGTCCCAGACCAGCTCCGTCGCGATCGCCAAGGACTGGGCCGGCACCCGGCTCGCCTCGCCCAAGGCGGCGCGCTCCGGCAAGCGCTGA
- a CDS encoding TerD family protein translates to MSVTLAKGGNVSLTKAAPNLTQVQIGLGWDARSTTGAPFDLDASALLCAGGRVLGDEYFVFYNNLRSPEGSVEHQGDNLTGDGDGDDEVVQVNLDLVPVQVDKVVFAVSIYDAEARIQNFGQVSNAYIRVVNLTDGQEIARYDLTEDASTETAMIFGELYRYQGEWKFRAVGQGYASGLRGIALDFGVNVQ, encoded by the coding sequence ATGAGTGTCACGCTGGCCAAGGGCGGCAACGTCTCGCTGACCAAGGCGGCGCCGAACCTGACGCAGGTGCAGATCGGGCTGGGCTGGGACGCCCGCTCGACCACCGGCGCGCCCTTCGACCTGGACGCCAGCGCCCTGCTGTGCGCGGGCGGGCGGGTGCTCGGCGACGAGTACTTCGTGTTCTACAACAACCTGCGCAGCCCGGAGGGCTCGGTCGAGCACCAGGGCGACAACCTGACCGGCGACGGCGACGGTGACGACGAGGTCGTGCAGGTCAACCTCGACCTGGTGCCCGTCCAGGTCGACAAGGTGGTCTTCGCGGTGTCGATCTACGACGCGGAGGCCCGGATCCAGAACTTCGGCCAGGTCTCGAACGCCTACATCCGGGTGGTCAACCTGACGGACGGCCAGGAGATCGCCCGGTACGACCTCACCGAGGACGCCTCCACCGAGACGGCGATGATCTTCGGCGAGCTCTACCGCTACCAGGGCGAGTGGAAGTTCCGCGCGGTCGGCCAGGGCTACGCCTCCGGCCTGCGGGGCATCGCCCTGGATTTCGGGGTAAACGTCCAGTAA
- a CDS encoding TerD family protein, which translates to MGVSLSKGGNVSLTKEAPGLTAVIVGLGWDVRTTTGTDFDLDASALLCTESGRVRSDADFVFFNNLTSQDGSVEHTGDNLTGEGEGDDEQIKVNLAGVPAEIAKIVFPVSIYDAENRQQNFGQVRNAFIRVINQAGGAEIARYDLSEDASTETAMVFGELYRNGAEWKFRAIGQGYASGLRGIAQDFGVNV; encoded by the coding sequence GTGGGTGTCAGCCTGAGCAAGGGCGGCAACGTCTCCCTGACCAAGGAGGCCCCCGGCCTCACCGCCGTCATCGTCGGCCTCGGCTGGGACGTCCGCACCACCACCGGTACCGACTTCGACCTCGACGCCAGTGCGCTGCTCTGCACCGAGTCCGGCCGGGTCCGCTCGGACGCGGACTTCGTCTTCTTCAACAACCTGACCAGCCAGGACGGCTCGGTGGAGCACACCGGCGACAACCTGACCGGTGAGGGCGAGGGCGACGACGAGCAGATCAAGGTCAACCTGGCCGGCGTACCGGCCGAGATCGCCAAGATCGTCTTCCCGGTCTCCATCTACGACGCCGAGAACCGCCAGCAGAACTTCGGCCAGGTCCGCAACGCCTTCATCCGCGTGATCAACCAGGCCGGCGGTGCGGAGATCGCCCGCTACGACCTCTCCGAGGACGCCTCCACCGAGACCGCGATGGTCTTCGGCGAGCTCTACCGCAACGGCGCGGAGTGGAAGTTCCGCGCCATCGGCCAGGGCTACGCCTCCGGCCTGCGCGGCATCGCCCAGGACTTCGGCGTCAACGTCTGA
- a CDS encoding peroxiredoxin has translation MAIEVGTQAPDFELKNQHGELVKLSDFRGEKNVVLVFYPFAFTGVCTGEVCAIQKELPRLQNDDVQVLAVSNDSPFTLRVFADQEGLDYPLLSDFWPHGEVSRAYGVFQEDKGCAVRGTFVIDKEGVVRWTVVNGLPDARDEQEYLKALGAL, from the coding sequence ATGGCCATCGAGGTCGGCACCCAGGCTCCGGACTTCGAGCTCAAGAACCAGCACGGCGAGCTGGTCAAGCTCTCCGACTTCCGCGGCGAGAAGAACGTCGTCCTGGTCTTCTACCCGTTCGCCTTCACCGGGGTGTGCACCGGCGAGGTGTGCGCGATCCAGAAGGAGCTGCCGCGCCTGCAGAACGACGACGTCCAGGTGCTGGCGGTCTCCAACGACTCGCCGTTCACCCTGCGCGTCTTCGCCGATCAGGAGGGACTCGACTACCCGCTGCTCTCCGACTTCTGGCCGCACGGCGAGGTCTCCCGCGCCTACGGCGTCTTCCAGGAGGACAAGGGCTGCGCCGTGCGCGGCACCTTCGTCATCGACAAGGAGGGCGTCGTCCGCTGGACGGTCGTCAACGGCCTGCCGGACGCCCGTGACGAGCAGGAGTACCTGAAGGCGCTCGGCGCGCTGTAG